The Anabrus simplex isolate iqAnaSimp1 chromosome 1, ASM4041472v1, whole genome shotgun sequence genome window below encodes:
- the LOC136871126 gene encoding keratin-associated protein 19-2 translates to MNMKNGQIYLMLVICAMVPYVAAQKGELRSTSSSERDLQVAGSSPGLGYGYSGAPSSVLYSGYTGGLGYNNGGYPNGILLNNLGYNNGLGYYNPGYGNQAYTNGLGYNGLNGLGYNGLGYSGLSYSNRVGYSNFGGLGYGGGLPYGNGVGGYSAPYGTAGGYYSNSALYG, encoded by the exons CTGATGCTGGTGATATGCGCCATGGTACCGTACGTAGCAGCGCAGAAGGGTGAATTACGCAGCACGAGCAGCTCCGAGAGAGATTTGCAAGTTGCTGGATCCAGCCCAG GTTTAGGATATGGCTACTCGGGGGCCCCAAGCAGCGTTCTCTACAGTGGTTATACTGGTGGCCTAGGATACAACAATGGAGGTTATCCCAATGGAATATTACTGAACAACCTTGGATATAATAATGGATTAGGGTACTATAATCCCGGTTATGGAAACCAGGCATACACCAACGGGCTTGGCTATAATGGACTCAATGGGCTTGGCTATAATGGACTTGGGTACAGTGGTCTCAGCTACTCCAATCGAGTGGGATACAGCAATTTCGGTGGGCTTGGCTATGGTGGAGGACTACCCTATGGGAATGGTGTTGGAGGATATAGCGCCCCTTACGGCACTGCAGGAGGATACTACAGCAATTCCGCATTATATGGATAA